Within Oceanispirochaeta sp., the genomic segment TATGGATTTAATCAGTCCCTTGTTCCGGGTCCATACGGCCTGGCAGGGCATGACCCCTCCCAGGCTTCCTGTAATACAAACCTTTCCGTCTATGACGAGGTCCAGGGAACGGCCGACTTCATGGATGTCATCCAGTTTTTCGATGCTATGGGTGTAGACCTCACCAAAGTCGGGTTTCGCCTCTCCATAGAGGAGGATATTGATTTTGACACCCCGGTTCCGGGCCTTTCTCAGACAGTCTTCCAGTATCATCAATTCCTCATCCCAGAGACCGATAAAGATGATTGATTCAGACTCCTCTATGAGTAGAGCGGCCATTTCGACGGCTTCAGTCTGACCGGACAGATTCCATACCGGATCAAAATCGGCTGTGAAGTTGAGAGATTCCAGCTGATGCTGAAGTTCCCCTGTGAGTTTTGAATTATTGCGGCGCAGACGTGAAATGAGCTCCTCAGGTGATATGGGAGAGAAAAGCTCCGGGTTGGTTCCCTTGGAAGTGAAATAACATTTTTTTATTAGACGTCTGGTAATATCGTACACCCGGGAGTGAGGCACTCCCGAATTCTTTGATATGTTGTAAGCACTCAGGGGGTGATCATTGATCAGGGTCATATACACCTTACCCTCGTACTCGGTAAATCCAAGATCTTTGAGATTACTTAATATTGCTTCTGTTTCTTTTTCAGTCATAGTTGTGTTTTAACATCATAGCTCCCAGTTTGTACCTTGTCCACAAGGACTGTTTTCAGAAGGGGAGGAGCTTGTTCGGAACTGTGTGTATATTTCGTCCTTCCCTCTGGTCAAGATTCTTTTAAGCAGCTGACCCGGTTACGGCCTTGCCTCTTTGAGAGATACATGGCCTGATCTGCTTTTTTTAATCCTGAAGAAAGGGTTGTTTTATTTAATATGAACTCTGTCAGTCCAAGACTGATGGTTATTTTAATGTCCTCCGACGGAGAGGGCAACACCATGTTTTCGATGGCTTCCCGTAAGCGCTCTGCCACTTCATTGGCTGCTTCGCTGCCGGTTTCCGGAAGCAGAATGACAAACTCTTCTCCTCCCCAGCGGGCGAAAAGATCAATTTCACGCAGTTTTTCCTGACATGTCCTGACCATGGCTTTTAATACCATATCTCCCACATCGTGGCCGTAATTGTCATTTACATCTTTAAAATGATCTATATCTATCATAATCAGCGAGATGGCGGAGTTGTACCGTTTGGTTCGGATCAGTTCATTTTCGGCAAGCCAGGTAAAATGGCGGCGATTAAGAATGCCTGTAAGGGTGTCTGTGGTGGCAAAACGCTCGAGTTCTTTTTCCATTTTTCTCTGTTCTGTCATGTCCCGGAGAACCAGAATCCGACCCATGGAATAGTTCTTTCGATCTATAAGAGGGGATCGTCTGATGTCATAAAACATTTCATTCCCTTCTTTTATCATTTTGATTGTGTCGAGTTGTTCCTTTGTATTCAGGAAGACTTCAACCAGCTCGGGTTTATCCTTA encodes:
- a CDS encoding TrmB family transcriptional regulator, yielding MTEKETEAILSNLKDLGFTEYEGKVYMTLINDHPLSAYNISKNSGVPHSRVYDITRRLIKKCYFTSKGTNPELFSPISPEELISRLRRNNSKLTGELQHQLESLNFTADFDPVWNLSGQTEAVEMAALLIEESESIIFIGLWDEELMILEDCLRKARNRGVKINILLYGEAKPDFGEVYTHSIEKLDDIHEVGRSLDLVIDGKVCITGSLGGVMPCQAVWTRNKGLIKSIEGYIIHDFYIAEVSHSLGEKVEEFFGRNFENLRKKYGH